Proteins from a genomic interval of Sphingobacteriales bacterium:
- the tsaE gene encoding tRNA (adenosine(37)-N6)-threonylcarbamoyltransferase complex ATPase subunit type 1 TsaE, protein MIKFECNKLKDLPFIASRILALNQKKIAFSGELGAGKTTLIKELCFQLGYEGEVTSPTFTLINEYEGRYKIYHIDFYRLRKPEEVYELGYEEIFFSEDYVFIEWPEKIEGLIPDTFLNVRIMVDGEKRIFELGK, encoded by the coding sequence ATGATTAAATTTGAATGTAATAAACTGAAAGACCTGCCTTTCATTGCTTCCCGGATTCTGGCTCTCAATCAGAAAAAAATTGCTTTTTCAGGAGAACTTGGTGCGGGTAAAACTACACTGATCAAAGAACTTTGTTTTCAGCTGGGATATGAAGGTGAAGTAACAAGCCCAACTTTTACTCTGATCAACGAATATGAAGGCCGGTATAAAATCTATCATATTGATTTCTACCGGCTTAGAAAACCCGAGGAAGTTTATGAACTGGGCTATGAAGAGATATTTTTTTCCGAAGACTATGTTTTTATTGAGTGGCCGGAAAAAATTGAAGGTTTGATACCTGATACTTTTTTAAATGTCAGAATAATGGTTGACGGAGAAAAAAGGATTTTTGAACTCGGGAAGTGA
- a CDS encoding alanine dehydrogenase has protein sequence MQRIKKDDFFQISEEGGVLPLEMPLKSQKKDQGLTIGIPRESIMDEKRIPLTPQGVKMLTANGFKIMIEQNAGHSSHFS, from the coding sequence ATGCAAAGAATAAAAAAGGATGATTTTTTTCAGATAAGTGAAGAAGGAGGCGTTTTACCTCTTGAAATGCCGCTTAAATCTCAGAAAAAAGATCAGGGACTCACCATAGGAATTCCACGTGAATCCATCATGGACGAAAAAAGAATTCCTCTTACCCCTCAGGGCGTTAAAATGCTTACGGCCAATGGTTTTAAAATAATGATAGAACAAAATGCCGGACATTCCTCTCATTTTTCTGA